A stretch of DNA from Sporichthyaceae bacterium:
TTGCCACCGTAGGAGGAGCCGTAGTGCAGGATCGTTCTCTGGTCGGCGACGGTGACGAAGTGGCGTCGGTCCTGCTGCGTGCCCTGCCCGAGTTCGTCCAGCTCGCCGGTGACGTGCACGGCCCGCACGAAGTCGTTGGGGTGCTCAAGGTTGTTGACGTGTTCCACGCCGACCCGGGCCATGCGGATCATGTGCAGCGCCACGGTGCGGCTGTCGGTCAGTTCGACGCCGCTTGCCCAACGTTGCAGCGGTGAACCGGGCGGGGCCATCAGGTAGGGGATGGCGTACAGGGTGCGACCGGCGCAGGCTCCGCGCATCTGGTCCAGGACCAGGGGTTGGATCTGGCCGGCCGGCCGCCAGTTGTTGTAGACGCCCTTGTCCGCCAGGTCCCCGCTGGCCACGAAGGTGCGTTCCTCCGAGCGCGCGGTGTCCTTGCGATGGCTGCGGGCGTAGTAGCGACCCTCGCCGGCCGACTGGATCTCCCCGGCCGCCAGGGCTTCGGAGAGCAGGCGCGCGTCGTCGGTCGCCTCGACGACCTCGACCGCCGCTGAGCCGGTGTGCCAGGCCCAATGCTCGACGAAGTCGCGGACGTGCTGGTTCTTCAGCCCGGCGGCGTCCAGGACCGCCTCGACACTCACCACGTGTTCCGTCCTTTGCACTTGAAGAATCCTGCAACTCTGTATATTCGGAAGAGTACAATGTGTCCAGGAGGTGGTTCGGTGCCGGTTCCGCTGTACCAGGCCAAGGCCGAGTTCTTCCGGATGCTCGGGCACCCGGTCCGCATCCGGGTGCTCGAGCTGCTGCAGGACGGGCCGAAGCCGGTGCGGGACCTGCTGACCGAGATCGAGATCGAACCCTCGAGCCTGTCCCAGCAGTTGGCGGTGCTGCGGCGCTCGGGGATCGTCACCTCGACCCGGGAGGGCACGACGGTGGTCTATGCCCTGGCCGGTGGGGACGTGGCCGAGTTGCTGCGGGCGGCTCGGCGGATTCTCACCGAGATGCTGGCCGACCGCAACGAGTTGCTGGAGCAGTTGCGGGAGTCCTTGGTGAAGTCCGCGTGAGCCCGCCAAATCCGGCGGATCGGCCTCAGCGCCGAACCGGCCGCGACGCCCACGCCCGAATCGCGGGTCCGCTGTCGTCGTCCGGCCGGATGCTCGTCGCCGGGACGCGGGAAGCATTCGTCGAACTGACCACCCGTCACATCGCAGGTAAGCCGTAGCTGCGCACCGCCGCCCACGCCGGCTGTCGATGGCTGCTTCCCGGTCGCACCCCAGGGTGGGGCGCTCCAACCTGCCTAAGTAGTGACCTGCTGGGGTCGCGCCTCGTCAACCTGACGCTGCGACTGACCCCCAAGGGCGACAATGTTCACCCGAGTCGCGCGATCGCGGCGCTGACCCGGGCGGCGATGAACGCGGTCGACCGGCGCTCCCGCACCAGCCCGGCGAGCAGGCATTCGACAACCTCGTCGACGCCGCGGCGCTGTACTGTCCAGGCCCCGCAGTCACAACAGCAGTCGAACACATGTTCGAATCATGCGGACAGGTTACCCCACGACGCTCCTCGCGCCTTCGGCGCGGTTTCCTACGACGGGGAGGGCTTCAGCGAACTGGAGACGGATCACCGGGCGCAGCCGTCGTTCCCCGCGCAGGCTCTGCACAGACGCACCCGGCCGCCGCAGGCCGGGTCGGACGGTCGGTTCGGACGGTGCCCGGTTTTACGCGCCCTGACTCCCGAGGGGGCCGCCGCCGCCGTCCTCCTGGCCGTCCGGATCCTGATCCGGGCACGGGTGCTGCTGTTCCGAGGCGACCGAGTCGACCACCGAGCAAAGACCGAGCGGGACGCCGGGCGGTTTCACCGGGGGCGGGCCGTCGCCGGCGCGGCCGGCGGCGAGCGGCGCGACGAGCAGGCCGGTCAACACGACCAGCGCTGCGAGAGCACGAATTTCTGCCACGGTTGCCTCCCGGTTGGACCAGACCCGATCAAGGTCTCCGGACGGGCGCCCTTTGTCCAACAGGCGCGCGGCCGGCACTCACCGCATGGCCGCGGCGTCGGCTATCGAGATCCGGCCAGAAGGTCGATGGGCGGCTCGGAAGCTGCCGCGGACCTCGCGTCATTTAGCGCTGTTGGGTGACGCACCGTCAGTAACTTTGCTGGTCGTGTCGTGTCACAACGACGACTCGCTTGAGCCGACAGGCAGGCGCCCCGGGCGGGTCAAAGGGCGCATCCCCTGCACCGGCGGACCCCGCGAAGGCCTCGACGCCGCGGCGCCGACTCCGATCTGACTGTGCGACAGATTCACTGACGGAGTTTGCCACCGGCGGGTGTCTCAGGCCTGCGTGGTGCGGGGCCTGCGTGGTGCGGGGCCTGCGTGGTGCGGGCCGGACCGGGCATCCCTGAGCGCAGGGTCAGGCCCCGGACGTGGGCACGGTGGGTGGGGATGCCACTGTGCGAGATCGGGTGCCGGATACGCCGGGCGAGCCGACGCGGGTGTGCGCGTTTGGCAAGGCGGGTCGGTCGCGCAGTTGTCGGTGGCGCGGCCTCACGGGGTGCCGGTTGGCGGTGGCCCACATCAGTGTCATCCCAAGGATGGAGGCGGTGACAGCTAGGAACACGATCAACGCAGTGCCGGCGGAGAGCGGGTCGTTCATGGTGGTCCTCACATGTTGCTGCTCTGCGGGTTGCGGGCCGTGTTCTCCCTGGCCCGCGGGATCGATTTCTGGTCGCAGGTCCATTTCTGAGCGGGCCCGGCCCGCTGGGCACCTCCCCGTACGGGCCCGGCGACGGTCGCCGGGCGAGCGGTCGAGAACCTCCGCCCGGCCGGGTGTTGGGGGCGGTGCTCGGTCCGCGATCGCATCCCCTCGGACCCGAATCAGGGTCGGCCGCGCGGGGCTCCGTGGACTTTCTGGGGAGACACGGCCCATCGAACGTGGCTGCGGATAAGGCGGCGTTACCCACAGGTATGGAGTGCGTCATGCATTCGGCACGACACCAACGCCAAGGGGTGCGGTCTTGGCCACACAAGCGCCCGTTGCTGCAGAACCCGCACAGTTCGCGGCCAGAAAGCGTGCGTCGGATTCACCCAACACCCCGAGAGCACTGCGTTCGGGGTGAGGAGGCAATCGACGGCCGCACGGGCCCCGGCACCGCGACCCGGTCGACCGAGACCCAGCCTCCTGGCCGATGTGATGAGGGCCAGTTGGGCGATATGGGTGCCCGAGAGCTCGAAAGATGTCAACGGGTCGATACCTGCTCAATTTTCGGGTTCTGGCGCACATTGCGTGTTCGACGGCACGGCGTGTCCGCGGATCCGGAGCCGAGGCCGGCTTGAGTTCGGTCATGTGATCTGGGTCAGCTTCTGCCGCACCTGAAGTCGGGGAGCGTCGACGCGGTCCAGGACCGCCGTTCCGGACTGGTCCTCGACGCGAGCCTTCGGGCGCAGATCGGGGCGTGGCCCATATGCGGTGTGCCGTCGACCCCCGTGCACAGCCGGTACCGGCGAACGTTGGACGATGCCCCGATCTGCGGCCGGCCGGTACTTCTACGTCTGAGGATGCGCAGGTTCTTCTGCGGCAACAACGCCTGCACGCGCAAGACGTTTGCCGAGCAGCCGACGATCTGATCTTGCGTCATGGGCGTCGCACGACGACGTTGGCCCGGATGCTGACCAAAGTCGCAGGTGGCTTGGGCGGGCGCGCCCGGCTATCGCAGCTTGCTGCGTTGGGCAAAGGCGTTCCCGCACCGGCGGTGGCCGGTGGAGAACGCCCGTGGCCCGGGCCGGGCACCTGGCCCAGTGGCTGCTCGCGCGAGGTGAGGTGGTCCAGGACGTGCCGAACACCGACGCCCCGACCGCCTGGCGGGGCAAAGACCGACCTGAGCGCCGCCGTGGCCACCGCGGTGCTCGCGAGCGTGCGGCCGGTCGGGCCGGCCGAGACTGCCCGCAAGCAGATGTGCCGGGACCTGGTAGCCGAGATCCGGGGTTGCGACAAGAGCGTGCAGGAGCTGACCGAACGCATCTCGGTCGTGTTTGCCGAGTACGGCACCAGCCTGGTCGAGGTGACCGGGATCGGGCCGGTGATCGCCGCCGGGCTGCTCGGGCGCACGCGCGGCGCAGCCCGGTTCCCGACCGCGTCGGCGTTCGTGAACTACGCCGGTGCTGCACCGGTCGAAGCCGCCAGCGCAGAGCGGAGAGCGCTGAGCGCTGAGCGCAAACGTCATCGCCTGCCCGTGGCGGGGACGGGCAACTCAACCCCGCGCTGCACCTGATGGCAGTCACCCAGATCTGGATGCGCGCCGGCACCGGCCGGGCCTATTACGACAAGAAGATCGGCGGAAAAACGCACAGCGAGGTCATGCGCTGTTCGAAGCGGCGACTGGCCGACCACGTGTGGCGGATCATGCTCGCCGACGAACGCCGCGCCGGGACGGGCCCGGGAGGACAAGCGGGGGCGACTACGAAATCCGGCGCGGCTGGCCCAACCCCGACGGCCAGCACTTCGGAGAAGTCACTTCCCGGACCCGCCACCAGAAACCCTACGGCGACGGCAATCCAGCCGCTTGACAGACAAAGCCCTCTGGCAGGCCTACGAGGTCCTGCACGCCGAAGGCGGCGCCGGCCCGGCCCGGTGGTTCGGAGGACCGCAAGTCGCCACACGATGCCGCGACCGAACCCGCGCGGGAGACCGGCGCATCACTACTGAGATTACCCGCGATATTGTCCAGACCCAGACAGGACCTTGGCCCACGCACGCGAGGCCGAAACGCACCTGACGACCCGTCACCTCAGGTCGGACGCCCTGGGTGGAGCCGATTTTCTCAAGCGAGGTGGGACCAACTTGGGTCGACGAAATCAGCCATCCGTGCACCGTTTTCCCTGAATGTTTATGGAACTTGATGAGGTGAGCCTTCATGGGTACACCACCTGTCGCT
This window harbors:
- a CDS encoding metalloregulator ArsR/SmtB family transcription factor, whose product is MPVPLYQAKAEFFRMLGHPVRIRVLELLQDGPKPVRDLLTEIEIEPSSLSQQLAVLRRSGIVTSTREGTTVVYALAGGDVAELLRAARRILTEMLADRNELLEQLRESLVKSA
- a CDS encoding transposase, yielding MATAVLASVRPVGPAETARKQMCRDLVAEIRGCDKSVQELTERISVVFAEYGTSLVEVTGIGPVIAAGLLGRTRGAARFPTASAFVNYAGAAPVEAASAERRALSAERKRHRLPVAGTGNSTPRCT